In Curtobacterium sp. L6-1, a genomic segment contains:
- the gcvH gene encoding glycine cleavage system protein GcvH, with the protein MTDQTALQYTKDHEWILVEGDVVTVGITDHAAEQLGDVVYVELPAVGTTTTAGEQLGEIESTKSVGELFAPIEGEVVEVNDAVVATPDTVNQDPFGAGWLVKLKVDGTSFPEDLMDHDTYRASIA; encoded by the coding sequence ATGACCGACCAGACCGCACTGCAGTACACCAAGGACCACGAGTGGATCCTCGTCGAGGGCGACGTCGTCACCGTCGGCATCACCGACCACGCGGCCGAGCAGCTCGGTGACGTGGTCTACGTCGAGCTCCCCGCCGTGGGCACCACCACGACCGCGGGCGAGCAGCTCGGCGAGATCGAGTCGACCAAGAGCGTCGGCGAGCTGTTCGCCCCGATCGAGGGCGAGGTCGTCGAGGTCAACGACGCCGTCGTCGCCACCCCCGACACCGTCAACCAGGACCCGTTCGGCGCCGGGTGGCTCGTCAAGCTCAAGGTCGACGGCACGTCGTTCCCCGAGGACCTCATGGACCACGACACGTACCGGGCCTCGATCGCATGA